From Streptomyces qinzhouensis, one genomic window encodes:
- a CDS encoding oxygenase MpaB family protein, protein MRRYDRLREIQRMDPERDYWEMYRLIAAYEFPWDFARALELALFRTYAVPSIGALLFRTGQFTERPQKRYDDTALLLDAVVEHGFASERGRTAIRRINGMHRSYDISDGEMRYVLATFVVMPKRWLDVYGWRRLTPHELRACTAYYRQLGRRMGIPEIPESFAEFELCLDDYEAGHFGWDEGGRAVADATLSLMTSWYPGPLAPGLRAATISLLDTPLRDAFRFPAPSPALRAAVGGALKLRGRAVRLLPPRRAPHFGRQNPEIKGYPHGYRLAELGTFPVPGVGGCPVPHVSRAATPPQPPVTPGS, encoded by the coding sequence GTGCGGCGCTACGACCGGCTCAGGGAAATCCAGCGGATGGATCCGGAACGGGACTACTGGGAGATGTACCGGCTGATCGCCGCGTACGAGTTCCCCTGGGACTTCGCCCGCGCGCTGGAGCTGGCCCTCTTCCGTACCTACGCCGTGCCCTCCATCGGCGCCCTGCTGTTCCGTACGGGCCAGTTCACCGAGCGGCCCCAGAAACGGTACGACGACACCGCGCTGCTTCTCGACGCGGTGGTCGAGCACGGCTTCGCGAGCGAGCGGGGGCGGACCGCGATCCGCCGGATCAACGGCATGCACCGCAGCTACGACATCAGCGACGGCGAAATGCGGTATGTGCTCGCCACCTTCGTCGTGATGCCCAAACGCTGGCTCGACGTCTACGGCTGGCGCCGGCTGACCCCCCATGAGCTGCGGGCCTGTACCGCGTACTACCGGCAGCTCGGCCGGCGGATGGGGATTCCGGAGATCCCGGAGAGCTTCGCGGAGTTCGAGCTGTGTCTCGACGATTACGAGGCCGGTCACTTCGGCTGGGACGAGGGCGGCCGGGCGGTCGCCGATGCCACGCTGTCCCTGATGACGTCCTGGTATCCCGGCCCGCTGGCACCGGGGCTGCGGGCGGCCACGATCTCGCTGCTGGACACACCGCTGCGGGACGCCTTCCGGTTCCCGGCGCCGTCTCCGGCGCTGCGCGCCGCGGTCGGTGGAGCGCTGAAGCTCCGCGGGCGCGCGGTACGGCTGCTGCCGCCGCGCCGGGCCCCGCACTTCGGGCGGCAGAACCCTGAGATCAAGGGCTATCCGCACGGCTACCGGCTGGCCGAGCTGGGCACCTTCCCGGTCCCCGGTGTCGGGGGCTGTCCGGTCCCGCACGTCTCCCGGGCGGCCACGCCCCCGCAGCCACCGGTGACACCGGGTTCCTGA
- a CDS encoding DUF6204 family protein, with the protein MSTRIFRITVRGVFDGLDAGQRAELLARAGEHQMLNAAYTPEGHLSYDIAARPAFVFRFQDSGEAEEDIAEATGRALRSAEAWLTERGYGYKNLKAGAEDLSQAPLGKRQRRELARKRS; encoded by the coding sequence ATGAGTACTCGTATCTTCCGCATCACGGTCCGTGGTGTCTTCGACGGCCTCGACGCCGGGCAGCGGGCCGAACTGCTGGCCCGCGCCGGAGAGCATCAGATGCTGAACGCCGCCTACACCCCCGAGGGGCATCTCAGTTACGACATCGCCGCCCGGCCGGCCTTCGTCTTCAGGTTCCAGGACTCGGGGGAGGCGGAGGAGGACATCGCCGAGGCCACCGGGCGCGCCCTGCGGTCCGCGGAGGCCTGGCTCACGGAGCGCGGTTACGGCTACAAGAACCTCAAGGCCGGTGCCGAGGATCTGTCCCAGGCGCCGCTGGGCAAGCGGCAGCGCCGCGAACTGGCCCGGAAGAGGTCCTGA
- a CDS encoding right-handed parallel beta-helix repeat-containing protein has protein sequence MSRQVLTVAQDGTGDCSTISAALRIARTGAVISISPGRYEESLTLTTSLTLTAHEGRGTVELAPRRGTALTLSCDSAMVNDLVLRGHDSELPVVDVPRGQLLLDRCDVYGASWAALFARGDGALAVRQCRIENPQGAGVVTTSVPESLLEECVVEHLGTSAVVAGEEGRLSLRGGKLRDARGNGVLANGRAVVRVEECEISATDKPGAAAEEQSAVTLLRTTVTDCAVGVFVNSSGATLLEDVTVRNSGGHGFVVGGGAAPTLRRCRTERTAGNALLVTERSRGTVEDCVFTTARDAAVRVAGFSSPVLTATVVRDAETTGVLLEEDCAAETDRLEITGSGGSGIVIRGGANPLLRRSTVTRSGGHGVEVVKDGRGRLEECLVEASGGAAIHVSGHGNVYLGQGRLRGGTGPAVHIGALGALAVRDLEVHECPADGIRVDDQGELTATRATVRDPGEHGVRIAENARASLNSCEVTGAGADGIRVDGPGPVSLVDCTVRDNKGSGLRQTVAGDRIAVERLTSTGNGAPDAWGSAAEAEAAGDGRLPGGAAVTGDPADAEDGPVAELEALIGLDDVKHQVLTLINLNRMAQRRAGLGMPAPPMSRHLIFAGPPGTGKTTVARLYGSILASLGVLRSGHLVEVSRADLVAQIIGGTAIKTTETFNRALGGVLFIDEAYTLLSDSAGSGADFGREAIDTLVKLMEDHREDIVVVAAGYPKEMTDFLASNPGLASRFTRNVEFTDYTSDELVTIVERMCSAHRYEIDGDARTALRAHFERIPRDASFGNGRTARKVFEEMVDRQASRLAGLSDVSERDLALLTAEDVGPPASAAGARGEDGQDPLLRLDALTGLAAVKREVGDLVNLLATARRRTAAGLPAPRISNHLVFAGPPGTGKTTVARLYGELLASLEVLPRGQLIEVSRADLVGRYVGHTAQQTKEVFQRALGGVLFIDEAYTLTPASAGGGSSDFGQEAVDTLLKLMEDHRDEVVVIAAGYTEEMDRFLNSNPGLASRFTRTVEFPDYSSDELVTIVRQHAVDNGYECAPGAAAELRSYFEAIPRGRTFGNARLARQTLETMMTRQARRLSAVPAPTLDDLRLLLPQDLRGD, from the coding sequence GTGTCACGCCAGGTGCTCACCGTCGCGCAGGACGGGACGGGCGACTGCTCCACCATCTCCGCGGCCCTCCGGATCGCCAGGACCGGCGCGGTGATCAGCATTTCCCCGGGGCGGTACGAGGAGAGCCTCACCCTCACCACCTCCCTCACCCTCACCGCGCACGAGGGACGCGGCACGGTCGAGCTGGCGCCCCGCCGAGGCACCGCGCTCACCCTCTCCTGCGATTCGGCGATGGTCAACGACCTCGTCCTGCGCGGCCACGACAGCGAACTCCCGGTCGTCGACGTCCCCCGCGGTCAATTGCTGCTCGACCGCTGTGATGTGTACGGCGCCTCCTGGGCCGCCCTGTTCGCCCGCGGCGACGGTGCCCTCGCGGTCCGCCAGTGCCGTATCGAGAACCCCCAGGGCGCCGGGGTCGTGACCACTTCCGTCCCCGAGAGCCTGCTGGAGGAGTGCGTCGTCGAACACCTCGGCACCTCCGCCGTCGTCGCGGGCGAGGAGGGCCGGCTGTCGCTGCGCGGCGGAAAACTGCGCGACGCCCGGGGCAACGGTGTGCTCGCCAACGGCCGCGCCGTGGTGCGGGTGGAGGAGTGCGAGATCTCCGCCACCGACAAACCCGGCGCCGCCGCCGAGGAGCAGAGCGCCGTCACCCTGCTCCGCACCACCGTCACCGACTGCGCCGTCGGTGTCTTCGTCAACTCCTCCGGCGCCACGCTCCTGGAGGACGTGACGGTACGGAACAGCGGCGGCCATGGCTTCGTCGTCGGCGGCGGCGCCGCGCCCACCCTGCGGCGCTGCCGCACCGAACGTACCGCCGGAAACGCCCTGCTGGTCACCGAACGCAGCCGGGGCACCGTCGAGGACTGTGTCTTCACCACCGCCCGGGACGCCGCCGTCCGCGTCGCCGGATTCTCCTCCCCGGTGCTGACCGCCACCGTCGTCCGCGACGCCGAGACGACCGGGGTACTGCTGGAGGAGGACTGCGCCGCGGAGACCGACCGGCTGGAGATCACCGGCAGCGGCGGCAGCGGCATCGTGATCCGCGGCGGCGCCAACCCCTTGCTGCGCCGCTCGACCGTGACCCGCTCCGGCGGCCACGGCGTGGAGGTCGTCAAGGACGGCCGAGGCCGGCTGGAGGAGTGCCTGGTCGAGGCGAGCGGCGGCGCCGCGATCCATGTTTCCGGCCATGGCAACGTCTACCTCGGCCAGGGCAGACTCCGCGGCGGCACCGGACCCGCGGTACACATCGGCGCGCTCGGCGCCCTCGCCGTCCGCGACCTCGAAGTCCACGAATGCCCCGCCGACGGTATCCGCGTCGACGACCAGGGCGAACTGACCGCCACCCGGGCCACGGTCCGGGACCCGGGCGAACACGGCGTACGCATCGCGGAGAACGCCCGGGCCTCCCTCAACTCCTGCGAGGTGACCGGCGCCGGCGCCGACGGCATCCGGGTCGACGGCCCCGGACCCGTGTCCCTCGTCGACTGCACCGTCCGCGACAACAAGGGCAGCGGACTGCGGCAGACCGTCGCCGGTGACCGGATCGCCGTGGAGCGCCTCACCAGCACCGGAAACGGCGCCCCCGACGCCTGGGGCAGCGCCGCCGAGGCCGAGGCCGCGGGGGACGGACGGCTGCCCGGCGGGGCGGCCGTCACCGGCGACCCCGCGGACGCCGAGGACGGACCGGTCGCCGAACTGGAAGCCCTGATCGGCCTCGACGATGTCAAACACCAGGTCCTGACCCTGATCAATCTCAACCGGATGGCACAGCGCCGCGCCGGGCTCGGCATGCCCGCGCCGCCGATGAGCCGCCACCTGATCTTCGCGGGCCCGCCGGGCACCGGCAAGACGACTGTCGCCCGGCTGTACGGCTCCATCCTCGCCTCCCTCGGGGTTCTGCGCTCCGGCCATCTCGTGGAGGTCTCCCGGGCCGATCTCGTCGCCCAGATCATCGGCGGCACGGCCATCAAGACCACGGAGACCTTCAACCGGGCCCTCGGCGGTGTCCTCTTCATCGACGAGGCCTACACCCTGCTCTCCGACTCCGCCGGATCGGGCGCCGACTTCGGCCGCGAGGCCATCGACACCCTGGTCAAACTGATGGAGGACCACCGCGAAGACATCGTGGTGGTGGCCGCCGGATACCCCAAGGAGATGACGGACTTCCTCGCCTCCAACCCCGGTCTCGCCTCCCGCTTCACCCGCAATGTGGAGTTCACCGACTACACCTCCGACGAACTCGTCACCATCGTCGAGCGCATGTGCTCGGCGCACCGTTACGAAATCGACGGCGACGCCCGTACGGCGCTCCGCGCCCACTTCGAGCGCATCCCCAGGGACGCCTCCTTCGGCAACGGCCGCACCGCCCGCAAGGTTTTCGAGGAGATGGTCGACCGCCAGGCCTCCCGTCTCGCCGGCCTGAGCGACGTCAGTGAACGCGATCTGGCGCTGCTGACGGCCGAGGACGTCGGTCCGCCCGCCTCCGCCGCCGGTGCGCGGGGCGAGGACGGCCAGGACCCGCTGCTGCGACTCGACGCCCTGACCGGTCTCGCGGCCGTCAAACGCGAGGTCGGCGATCTGGTCAATCTGCTCGCCACCGCCCGCCGCCGGACCGCGGCCGGGCTCCCGGCACCCCGGATCAGCAACCACCTCGTCTTCGCGGGCCCGCCCGGCACCGGCAAGACCACCGTCGCCCGGCTCTACGGAGAGCTCCTCGCCTCCCTGGAAGTGCTGCCGCGCGGCCAGCTGATCGAGGTCTCCCGGGCCGATCTCGTCGGCCGGTACGTCGGACACACCGCCCAGCAGACCAAGGAGGTCTTCCAGCGGGCCCTCGGTGGTGTCCTCTTCATCGACGAGGCCTACACCCTCACCCCCGCCTCCGCCGGGGGCGGCTCCTCGGACTTCGGCCAGGAGGCCGTGGACACCCTGCTGAAGCTGATGGAGGACCACCGCGACGAGGTCGTCGTGATCGCCGCGGGCTACACCGAGGAGATGGACCGCTTCCTGAACTCCAACCCCGGTCTCGCCTCCCGCTTCACCCGCACCGTGGAGTTCCCCGACTACTCCTCGGACGAACTGGTCACCATCGTCCGGCAGCACGCCGTGGACAACGGCTACGAATGCGCCCCCGGCGCCGCCGCCGAACTGCGCTCCTACTTCGAGGCGATCCCGCGCGGCCGTACCTTCGGCAACGCCCGCCTCGCCCGGCAGACGCTGGAGACCATGATGACCCGCCAGGCGCGGCGGCTCAGCGCGGTGCCCGCCCCCACCCTCGACGATCTGCGCCTGCTGCTCCCCCAGGACCTCCGGGGAGACTGA